TGGAATTCACTTTTTTCCTACCTGTAGGTCATTCTAAAAGATCCAACACTAAAGACACTCTCCGACCCCTTCAACCTCGACAACGACTTACGTGAACCGGTCGATGTGAGATCAAAAGTTTTTCTTATTGCCTTTTACACTCATACTTAGAGCGGCTTAACTCACTCGCTGTTACTTCTGGGTTATGAAGCGTGTATAACACCGATTGTAGAAATCCTCCTAGGATACAATGCTCCCGTATGGAAAGCCAGTAAAGCATATCTTAATCGATGTGATCAGAGGTAGTGCAAACAATTTTCATTTGGATGCATCATCGGTGCTGAAGTAACTCATTAGGTCGTTGACAAGTTGGACGTGCTTCTTCGAGGTCTCCATTTCCATCATATTTTCCCTTGGGAAGCTTCACCATGGATATTATCCTGCTTTCCAAAATCCAAATAGATAGGAGATGCATCTCACGACACCTTTCCCAGCTGATTATCTATATGAGTCGAGTAAGGAGTGTGGATACCTCCTCAACCGTAATCCTCTAGGATGGTGTTTAGCGTTTCTTGCTCCTATGTTGATCTCTCGATTTATGAGCTTCgtcatttttcaaaccaaacgaCTCTAGGACAATATTATGAGTCATTCTTGATACAACCTCTTTGATTTTGTTTCAGTGAGGAGGATCATTGTGGAGGATCTCTTCGAGGCGTTGTAGTCTTTCTTCGAGTACATGTGAATTTTGGTATCAAACAATTTTGTGTATATTGTTCAACAGTTTGTTAGCACCTTGCGCTCCGAGGTTTGCTTGTAAATTTTCATGCCAGGTAAGACTTGTGGTTGCAAGAATGGAGGCGAATAGGAGGTGCAATCAGAGTTACTTGAATAGATTTGGCTATCTGATGAGGTTGAACCAGGTCTAGATGTAATGGAACCATCGTTCCAAGATTTACGATTCCCTATTGGAGAGGTATAGGTGGTTTATTGGTCACTATTAGACCATTAGTGAAAGTCTCACGAGTGACGTTGGACAGAGTATCGTTACATCCATCCATCACTTAGAGTCGTAGGAATGAGAGATATGGAAATTCGATGTATCAAAGTCGAGATGATGCTTGATTGGATCGAATATAGTAGATTTTCATGTTCGATTCTAAATGATCTTAACTCGATGACATAAGGAGGTTACGGCTTGATAAATTAGAGAACTAACGTGGAATCATCAAAATAGTAGGAATAAGATGTCGATTCCCATAGACAGTGCCGATGTTCTCTTTTGGATCCAGAATCGGATAAAGAAGTAGCAGTGATATTGAATAATAGTTTTAGACACGGTGGACAAGGGATGACCTGCAAGGGGTTAGCACTCTAACACTCAAGTAAGTATGTGAGTGAGAAGAGTGAagtgaaattaaattttaaacttGTTACTTGAATTTGGTGCATTCTTTATATCCAGTAGagagaaaataacaaacttactatttgttaggagtgaattatggGGAGCTGTTAGATGCCCTTGTAGTTGAGATCTTTTGTAATCATCAGGATGATAAGTCATGTGTGTCAAGAAGATTCTAAAAGGAGTGTGACTCCTTCATGGTGGCCGGTCGTGGTAGATATGGTCGGCCTAGAACAACAAATATGAATGACTTTCCAATCCATCACTAACTACATCTCCATTATTCAAAGACTGATTTTGGACGACGTTGGTTTTTATGCATCTCACTAACATGTCAAATGATTTCCGATTGATGGtaaattttatagacatgatCCAAATGATAGTAACTTTCAATCCAACAGTAGAATTTATTATACGAATATACGGTAAAAAATTATCGAATGTATCATGTTActaagtttgacatcttgatgtCATTTGATCCTAACCATATCATTTGATTATGCTACGTCATATcagtatttttaaattaaaagtgtGATTTCATTCGACACGTGCCCCTTATTGGTTTAAAATCTTCATAACTTTTAATATCTCCAGTTTTAAAGAATATTCTCAAAATTTATGTTGTAAAATAGAAGAAAGTTAAAAGGTAATCTGTATGGAGTGCAAAGCAATGCGGTTTTGCATCTAGAAAGAGGACAATAGTAAATAAGGGTTTAAAAACTGTTGCGACAGGGAAAATGACTTCGACAAAACAAGATTGATAAATGttgatattaatatttttatttattgtttttaagttaaagaacaaattgtgatTTATTCACACCGTGACAATTGTATTCAACGTTGTAACACCTGTACCGACTGAAATTACGAAAATCTTTAGGAATCTGCCACAACTTTTTAAAACATGGGATATAGTGAGAGAAGCTCTTTTCTTTATTGATAGAAAGATGACAAAATGCCAAAAGTATTATTGAACTTCAATCTCATGGAGAAATCCTAGAAAACAGAACATGATATCAAAATGAAATTCTAAGATAAAAACTGACAGATAAAAACAGTTCACACACTTGAAATTTTGAATCTATTTTGAAGCAGAAACAAGGATTTCATATCTAGCTTTGAAATAGACCAAAAGAGGCTCTCTTGCAGGCACAATTTCCTTCACAATTGAATGGTTGAGAAACTCTTGGCTCCAGTTATAAATCTTTGGATACTTTTCAGCAGTGAACACGTTAAACCCTGCTGTTTCTTGAAGCAAAGGGAGTGAGAAAGCTACGAATATAGCAGCAATATCAACAAGACCAATATCCTTTCCTCCAAAGAACTTATCCTTCAACTCATTCTCAAGAATCTGAAGAGCATCAGACGATTCTGCTAGATTCTTCGCACGCTCTTTCTCGTTGTTAAAAGCATGAACAGCTTTAAATAAAGGTGCCACAATCTAAGCATTTAAAATAATCAGCATTTAATTAGTATCATTTTTGTTAATAAATAACCTGCACATTGCAGAAATATAATTTAGATAGTGATCATGATTTTAATTTGATGCCCGCAAGCTCAATTGTTGCAGAAATGTTGCTTATGTGCAAACATCAAACCACAATCGCGAAAAGATTTAAAATCACGTGTGCGCGACCACATCAACAATCAGATTAGAAAATTTCTGCTATGTAAT
The Vicia villosa cultivar HV-30 ecotype Madison, WI linkage group LG6, Vvil1.0, whole genome shotgun sequence genome window above contains:
- the LOC131609326 gene encoding probable glutathione S-transferase; amino-acid sequence: MATNQNEVKLFGVVGSPFVMGVQIALKLKGIEYEFVEEDLQNKSELLLKYNPIYKKVPVLVHKEKPIPESLVIIEYIDETWKQNPILPSDLYQKALVRFWSKFIQDKIVAPLFKAVHAFNNEKERAKNLAESSDALQILENELKDKFFGGKDIGLVDIAAIFVAFSLPLLQETAGFNVFTAEKYPKIYNWSQEFLNHSIVKEIVPAREPLLVYFKARYEILVSASK